A stretch of the Bradyrhizobium sp. CCBAU 53351 genome encodes the following:
- a CDS encoding exopolysaccharide transport family protein, translating to MRLAFWRAGKDKAVVARAVAKPKAEVAPKAEVEVEPKIEPKIEARPAPVVTKQPQTESGDIDLHALGAALARKRGWIVVPTVLALVGSIAIVNLVTPRYKSESRILIDGRENVFLRPSSDRAEERQALDAEAVTSQVQLVLSRDLAREIIKKNKLAERPEFDPVLQGVSPLKSLAAMIGIGRDPFSMTPEERVLDAYYDRLQAYAVDKSRVIVVEFQSADPDLAARVANSIADGYLVLQQGVRQEQAKNASQWLAGEIESLRKKVSEAEARVEDFRSKSSLFVGTNNTTLSNQQMGEVNTQLNNARSMKADAESKARLIKEMLQSGKPIEASEVVNSELMRRLSEQRVTLRAQLAEQSSTLLGNHPRIKELKAQLGDLDNQIRDEAAKISRSLESDARIASGRVDGLITSLEQLKKQATSTNGQDVQLRALEREAKAQRDLLETYLAKYREANTRETIDTAPTDGRIISRAIVSNTPAYPKKLPIVLIATIATLLLSSGVVVTGELLRQTAPRAVAAFSPVQAPAAIRREAIVQPEAEPFTDPVMAEPAPLQPEMADDAGFTEFTEIEQLADRLGAAGAAAKKVTVLGTASGEAITLSTLTLARHLAREARVVVVDLAASSPTIAAVSVDASAPGLAELMQGEASFAQVITRDKLSRLHLVMAGRPGFDRSLLQSPRVTLAIDALLRAYDHVLIDAGSASDLPAELLTAHARAVVVPDAAMAQDARTLMCEQLRAVGFSEVTMLSKPVQASNAAEAPRVVAA from the coding sequence ATGCGTTTAGCGTTTTGGCGTGCCGGCAAGGACAAGGCGGTGGTGGCGCGGGCCGTTGCAAAGCCCAAAGCCGAAGTTGCGCCCAAAGCCGAAGTCGAGGTCGAGCCCAAGATCGAGCCCAAGATTGAAGCGAGGCCTGCGCCTGTTGTCACCAAGCAGCCGCAAACCGAATCCGGCGATATCGATCTGCACGCGCTCGGCGCGGCATTGGCGCGCAAGCGCGGCTGGATCGTCGTGCCGACGGTGCTGGCGCTCGTCGGCTCCATTGCAATCGTCAATCTCGTCACGCCGCGCTACAAGTCCGAATCGCGCATCCTGATCGATGGCCGCGAGAACGTATTCCTGCGCCCGAGCAGCGATCGCGCCGAGGAGCGCCAGGCGCTCGACGCCGAAGCCGTCACCAGCCAGGTGCAGCTCGTGCTGTCGCGCGATCTCGCGCGCGAGATCATCAAGAAGAACAAGCTCGCCGAACGTCCCGAATTCGATCCGGTGCTGCAGGGCGTCTCGCCGCTGAAGTCGCTGGCCGCGATGATCGGGATCGGCCGCGACCCGTTCTCGATGACGCCGGAAGAGCGCGTGCTCGATGCCTATTACGATCGCCTGCAGGCCTATGCCGTCGACAAGTCGCGCGTCATCGTGGTCGAATTCCAGTCCGCCGATCCCGACCTTGCGGCCCGCGTCGCCAATTCGATCGCCGACGGCTATCTCGTGCTGCAGCAGGGCGTTCGCCAGGAGCAGGCCAAGAACGCCAGCCAGTGGCTGGCCGGCGAGATCGAGAGCTTGCGCAAGAAGGTCTCCGAGGCCGAGGCCAGGGTCGAGGACTTCCGCTCCAAGTCGAGCCTGTTCGTCGGCACCAACAACACCACGCTCTCGAACCAGCAGATGGGCGAGGTCAACACCCAGCTCAACAACGCGCGCTCTATGAAGGCGGATGCGGAATCAAAGGCGCGGCTGATCAAGGAGATGCTCCAGAGCGGCAAGCCGATCGAGGCATCCGAGGTCGTGAACTCCGAATTGATGCGGCGGCTGTCGGAGCAAAGGGTGACGCTGCGCGCGCAGCTCGCCGAACAATCGTCGACGCTGCTCGGCAATCACCCGCGGATCAAGGAGCTGAAGGCGCAGCTCGGCGACCTCGACAACCAGATTCGCGACGAGGCGGCCAAGATCTCGCGCTCGCTGGAAAGCGACGCGCGGATCGCCAGCGGCCGGGTCGACGGCTTGATCACCAGCCTCGAGCAGCTCAAGAAGCAGGCGACATCGACCAACGGCCAGGACGTCCAGCTCCGCGCGCTCGAGCGCGAGGCCAAGGCGCAGCGCGATCTGCTCGAGACTTATCTCGCCAAATACCGCGAGGCCAACACCCGCGAGACCATCGACACGGCGCCAACCGACGGCCGCATCATCTCGCGCGCCATCGTCTCCAACACGCCGGCCTATCCGAAGAAGCTGCCGATCGTGCTGATCGCGACGATCGCGACGCTGCTGCTGTCGTCCGGCGTCGTCGTCACCGGCGAGCTGTTGCGCCAGACCGCGCCGCGCGCGGTGGCCGCGTTCAGCCCGGTGCAAGCGCCGGCGGCGATTCGCCGGGAAGCGATCGTCCAGCCCGAGGCAGAGCCGTTCACCGATCCCGTCATGGCAGAGCCCGCGCCGCTGCAGCCTGAGATGGCTGATGATGCCGGATTCACCGAATTCACCGAGATCGAGCAACTGGCCGACAGATTGGGCGCCGCCGGCGCTGCCGCGAAGAAGGTCACCGTGCTCGGCACTGCCTCGGGCGAAGCCATCACGCTGTCGACGCTGACGCTTGCACGGCATCTGGCGCGCGAGGCGCGTGTCGTCGTGGTCGATCTCGCCGCGTCCTCGCCGACGATCGCCGCGGTGTCCGTCGACGCTTCGGCACCCGGACTTGCCGAGCTGATGCAGGGCGAAGCCTCGTTCGCGCAAGTCATCACCCGGGACAAGCTGTCGCGGCTGCATCTGGTCATGGCCGGCCGTCCCGGCTTCGACCGCAGCCTGCTGCAATCGCCGCGGGTGACGCTCGCGATCGACGCACTGCTGCGCGCCTACGATCACGTGTTGATCGATGCCGGCAGTGCCTCAGACCTTCCGGCCGAGCTGCTGACGGCGCATGCCCGCGCCGTCGTGGTGCCCGATGCTGCGATGGCACAGGATGCGCGCACGCTGATGTGCGAGCAGCTGCGAGCGGTCGGCTTCAGCGAGGTGACGATGCTGAGCAAGCCGGTGCAGGCGTCGAATGCGGCAGAAGCGCCGCGCGTGGTGGCGGCGTGA